A section of the Flaviflexus equikiangi genome encodes:
- a CDS encoding (Fe-S)-binding protein: MKIALFSTCLNDVMFPQAAQATVRLLERLGHTVAFPREQACCGQMHVNTGYYPEAMPMIRNYVSTFEPVLDGEWDIIVAPSASCTGAIRTQHAMVARTQGDEELATRAERVAAKTVDLPELLIDVLGQADVGAYFPHRVTYHTTCHSLRVTRVGDKPLQLLNHVDGMDFVPLPDADVCCGFGGTFSLKNADVSAAMMSDKMGNIKATGAEILVAGDYSCLMNIAGGLSRTRSGIRAMHLAEVLAGTRDEPWVAPATNTKVGA, translated from the coding sequence ATGAAAATTGCACTGTTCTCGACCTGTCTGAACGATGTCATGTTCCCGCAGGCCGCCCAAGCGACCGTGCGGCTGCTCGAACGGCTCGGACACACGGTCGCGTTCCCGCGCGAGCAGGCCTGCTGCGGTCAGATGCACGTCAATACCGGGTACTACCCGGAGGCGATGCCCATGATTCGCAACTATGTCTCCACGTTCGAACCCGTCCTCGACGGCGAATGGGACATTATCGTGGCCCCCTCCGCCTCGTGCACGGGAGCGATCCGCACCCAGCATGCGATGGTGGCCCGCACGCAGGGCGACGAGGAGCTCGCGACAAGGGCCGAGCGTGTCGCGGCGAAGACTGTCGACCTGCCAGAGCTGCTCATCGACGTGCTGGGGCAGGCAGATGTCGGAGCCTACTTCCCGCACCGCGTCACCTATCACACCACCTGCCACTCCCTCCGGGTCACACGAGTGGGGGACAAGCCGCTGCAGCTGCTCAACCATGTCGACGGCATGGATTTCGTGCCGCTTCCGGACGCTGACGTGTGCTGCGGCTTCGGAGGCACGTTCTCGCTCAAGAATGCCGATGTGTCGGCGGCGATGATGAGCGACAAGATGGGAAACATCAAAGCAACAGGCGCCGAGATCCTCGTGGCAGGAGACTACTCGTGCCTCATGAACATCGCCGGTGGGCTGTCGCGCACCAGGTCAGGAATCAGGGCCATGCATCTCGCCGAGGTGCTGGCGGGAACGCGGGACGAGCCCTGGGTCGCCCCGGCAACGAACACGAAGGTGGGTGCATGA